The following coding sequences are from one Lolium rigidum isolate FL_2022 chromosome 6, APGP_CSIRO_Lrig_0.1, whole genome shotgun sequence window:
- the LOC124659497 gene encoding Werner Syndrome-like exonuclease: protein MAATYVTDVPFKRAVITTTVTSSGAAVERWVEEVYSMHGGAPYEIIVGLDVEWRPSYSPAQNPAALLQLCVCQRCLIFQLLHADYIPDSLLGFLMDSQFRFVGVGVDADADRLGRDYGLQVSNLEDLRGVAAEVTGIPELRQAGLITLARQVLGESIEKPQRIRMGPWDASRLSREQVHYACIDAYISSQLGGTLLDCDY from the coding sequence TGTgatcaccaccaccgtcacctccTCCGGCGCAGCCGTGGAGCGCTGGGTGGAGGAGGTGTACTCCATGCACGGCGGCGCCCCGTACGAGATCATCGTCGGGCTTGACGTCGAGTGGCGCCCCAGCTACAGCCCCGCGCAGAACCCCGCCGCGCTCCTTCAGCTCTGCGTCTGCCAGCGCTGCCTCATCTTCCAGCTCCTCCACGCCGACTACATCCCCGACTCCCTCCTGGGCTTCCTCATGGACAGCCAGTTCCgcttcgtcggcgtcggcgtggaCGCGGACGCGGACCGCCTCGGCCGTGACTACGGCCTCCAGGTGTCGAACCTCGAGGACCTCCGCGGCGTCGCGGCGGAGGTGACGGGCATCCCGGAGCTCCGGCAGGCCGGGCTGATCACTCTGGCGCGCCAGGTCCTGGGCGAGAGCATCGAGAAGCCGCAGCGGATAAGGATGGGGCCGTGGGATGCCTCCCGCCTCTCCCGCGAGCAGGTCCACTACGCctgcatcgatgcctacatctccAGCCAGCTCGGCGGGACGCTTCTCGACTGCGACTACTAG